Proteins from a single region of Dyadobacter fanqingshengii:
- a CDS encoding FHA domain-containing protein — protein sequence MNPSAKRITIGRKPGNTIVLNTHDVSGTHASLTLVTPVTNTWEIQDLGSANGTFVDGMRVYRKEITPANQIKLGQTMLSWELILDPRPLPPVVPVMQTAKVPEPEEPSAEQEEIREIAWNLKKVSDDFREKRNRIAEIQAQESINSRIQGLGFPMGAVIGSLAQALPPDYKIFGYAGGVISLGFAVSALISSKKLSKEKKTYTGLDDWYKINYVCPHCHTFIQQPFELLEKTKNCRACKKPLIP from the coding sequence ATGAATCCATCTGCAAAGCGAATTACGATTGGCCGTAAACCAGGTAACACCATTGTCCTGAACACGCACGATGTAAGCGGCACACACGCTTCGCTTACATTAGTGACGCCCGTCACGAATACGTGGGAGATTCAGGATCTAGGGTCTGCAAACGGGACTTTTGTCGATGGAATGCGGGTGTACAGAAAGGAAATTACACCTGCGAACCAGATTAAGCTGGGGCAAACAATGCTGTCTTGGGAGCTTATACTGGACCCACGACCATTGCCTCCGGTAGTGCCGGTGATGCAAACAGCCAAAGTCCCTGAACCCGAAGAGCCTTCCGCAGAACAGGAAGAAATACGCGAGATTGCCTGGAACCTGAAAAAAGTAAGTGACGACTTCCGGGAAAAGCGAAACCGGATCGCAGAAATACAGGCGCAGGAATCCATCAATTCCAGGATTCAGGGTTTGGGTTTTCCAATGGGCGCGGTGATTGGTTCGCTTGCCCAGGCGCTGCCGCCGGATTATAAGATATTCGGTTACGCTGGTGGCGTCATTTCGCTCGGATTTGCGGTGAGTGCGTTGATCAGTTCGAAGAAATTGAGCAAGGAAAAAAAGACATATACAGGGCTTGACGACTGGTACAAGATCAATTACGTGTGTCCGCATTGTCACACATTTATTCAGCAACCATTTGAGCTGCTTGAAAAAACAAAGAATTGCAGGGCATGCAAAAAGCCCCTGATTCCTTAA
- a CDS encoding ATP-dependent Clp protease ATP-binding subunit, translating into MLTSNLTDELIRALQVAQATAREYRHATFSPSHLLIGLLHNDVGIGSTLVAWGTDIQFIRDWAEYKIEKYPKSARAVEEPAGDEKVMKTMEVADVIRLKLGEQEVSPFAVLIALTRPEVAFNKNELKAFPLSESFLLTKTLEEVQSMDSGNNGTTLPNGSASAATIAPPANPQAKAIAKFCIDKIAMAKAGKLDPIVGREKETRMMVETLGRRTKPNVIIVGEPGVGKTALVEGLTHLIINGNVPAHLLNSQLFQLDMGSLIAGASYKGEVEDRLKNIIAEIKQYERALLFIDEIHVLMDPQGGVPGLANLLKPELARGELTVIGATTLDEYRKYMERDEAFSRRFEIVKVDEPDDVRARRMIEKVVPQFEKHHGLNLDTDAVKEAVMLSRRYIKDRRLPDAALDLIDRTMAARKLMTETTPGEIDYLNQEFARLKDEYTEAEPALFLEELRWFEQQLHDRLSPVLLGQIEELNDIKNIEEPQTAIELLTLLLEKVAFQGQQHKELVDKTDIAAVVAYKTGIPLGKIQVNEQEKLIQLEDHLRKRVVGQDTAIEIISNAIRQSRSGVGETGKPASFFLLGPTGTGKTELAKAVSELLFNDEKALIRFDMSEYAEEHTVSLLKGSPPGYVGYEEGGLLVTRIRQQPFAVLLFDEVEKAHPKVYDIFLQILDEGRLHDTLDREGDFTNAILLFTSNIGSQFIVKEFNEGRVPSQTDLIQNMEGYFRPEFLGRLTGLTPFRPITEDTIRKIFNFQLRPLRKSLDKLGITLSITEEAEKALALEGYNPQFGARPVRAVISNRLRQPLSQMIISGEIGKGSEVKLSLGEADAYLWEH; encoded by the coding sequence ATGCTGACTTCAAATCTCACCGACGAATTGATACGTGCATTGCAGGTTGCCCAGGCAACTGCCAGGGAATACCGGCATGCGACATTCTCACCGTCGCATTTACTGATCGGTCTTCTACATAATGACGTAGGGATAGGCAGCACACTTGTGGCTTGGGGAACAGACATTCAGTTTATTCGTGACTGGGCCGAATACAAGATCGAAAAATACCCGAAATCGGCGCGGGCAGTTGAAGAACCGGCTGGCGACGAAAAGGTCATGAAAACGATGGAAGTCGCGGATGTGATACGGCTCAAACTGGGCGAACAGGAAGTTTCTCCTTTTGCCGTACTGATCGCGCTCACCCGTCCCGAGGTTGCTTTTAACAAAAATGAACTGAAAGCATTTCCCCTCAGCGAATCTTTCCTGCTGACCAAGACGCTGGAAGAAGTTCAGTCCATGGACTCCGGCAACAATGGAACAACCTTGCCAAACGGATCTGCATCGGCGGCCACCATTGCACCGCCAGCAAATCCGCAGGCCAAAGCAATAGCGAAATTTTGTATTGACAAGATCGCTATGGCAAAAGCTGGCAAACTCGATCCGATCGTAGGCCGCGAAAAAGAAACCCGCATGATGGTGGAGACATTAGGGAGAAGAACAAAACCCAATGTGATCATTGTTGGCGAACCGGGTGTGGGCAAAACGGCATTGGTGGAAGGATTGACCCATCTGATAATCAATGGTAATGTCCCCGCGCATTTGCTGAATTCGCAGCTTTTCCAGCTGGATATGGGATCATTGATTGCGGGCGCTTCCTACAAAGGCGAAGTGGAAGACCGTTTGAAAAATATTATTGCAGAAATAAAACAATACGAAAGGGCATTGCTCTTTATTGATGAGATACATGTTTTGATGGATCCACAGGGCGGCGTTCCGGGACTAGCAAACCTCCTTAAACCAGAACTCGCAAGAGGCGAATTGACGGTAATTGGTGCCACAACGCTGGACGAATACCGCAAATACATGGAACGAGACGAAGCTTTCAGCAGACGTTTCGAAATTGTAAAAGTTGACGAGCCGGACGATGTGCGCGCCCGCAGAATGATCGAAAAGGTTGTGCCCCAATTTGAAAAACATCATGGCTTAAATCTCGATACAGATGCTGTAAAAGAAGCAGTGATGTTATCAAGGCGATACATTAAAGACCGCCGGCTGCCCGATGCAGCATTGGACCTGATCGACCGCACTATGGCCGCGCGCAAACTGATGACGGAAACCACCCCAGGCGAAATTGACTATCTGAACCAGGAATTTGCAAGGCTGAAAGACGAATACACAGAAGCCGAACCCGCTTTATTCCTGGAAGAGCTGCGGTGGTTTGAGCAGCAATTGCACGATCGGCTGAGTCCTGTTTTGCTCGGACAGATTGAGGAACTTAATGATATCAAGAACATTGAAGAGCCCCAGACAGCCATTGAATTACTAACGTTACTGCTCGAAAAAGTAGCTTTCCAGGGACAGCAGCATAAAGAACTGGTTGACAAAACGGATATTGCCGCCGTAGTGGCTTACAAGACGGGAATCCCGCTGGGCAAGATTCAGGTGAATGAGCAAGAGAAACTCATACAGCTGGAAGACCATTTGAGAAAACGGGTTGTGGGGCAGGACACGGCTATTGAGATCATTTCCAATGCGATCAGACAGAGTCGTTCAGGGGTTGGCGAAACAGGAAAACCTGCCTCATTCTTTTTGCTGGGACCAACGGGAACGGGAAAAACTGAGCTGGCAAAAGCGGTTTCTGAATTGCTTTTTAATGATGAAAAAGCGCTGATCCGCTTTGATATGTCCGAGTATGCGGAGGAGCATACGGTTTCGCTGCTGAAAGGCTCGCCTCCGGGATATGTTGGTTATGAGGAAGGTGGTTTGCTCGTTACACGCATCCGGCAACAGCCTTTTGCCGTTTTGCTTTTCGACGAAGTTGAAAAAGCGCATCCAAAAGTTTACGACATCTTCCTGCAAATTCTGGACGAAGGACGGTTACACGACACATTGGACCGGGAAGGCGACTTCACAAATGCGATCCTGCTGTTCACTTCCAACATTGGTTCTCAGTTTATAGTAAAGGAATTCAACGAAGGACGCGTGCCCTCACAGACTGACCTGATTCAGAATATGGAAGGCTATTTCCGTCCCGAATTCCTTGGGCGGCTTACGGGTCTGACACCTTTCCGCCCGATCACGGAAGACACTATTCGCAAGATTTTCAATTTCCAATTGCGGCCATTGCGCAAGAGCCTCGACAAGCTGGGCATTACATTGAGCATTACCGAAGAAGCTGAAAAGGCGTTGGCACTGGAAGGTTACAACCCGCAGTTCGGGGCGCGGCCGGTCAGGGCGGTGATCAGCAACCGGCTGCGGCAACCGCTTTCCCAAATGATCATCTCAGGAGAGATAGGAAAAGGAAGCGAGGTGAAGCTGAGCCTTGGAGAAGCGGATGCTTATTTGTGGGAGCATTAG
- a CDS encoding type VI secretion system contractile sheath small subunit: MAGQFDFIRPGGNVDPDANKGYEKIEALPPSRTLYVSAFNSNPEKEKVTGLETMEAVFEHFKPEVEAEFEDENGAPVFETMSFTKMKDFSPEGMLEQSPFLKELSGKEYNYDRFYKNLKNNRQLQKALSDPATRATYLSALQTLIGELKESL, encoded by the coding sequence ATGGCTGGCCAATTTGACTTCATTCGCCCGGGCGGAAACGTGGATCCCGATGCTAACAAAGGTTATGAAAAAATAGAGGCCCTGCCTCCTTCAAGGACATTGTATGTCTCGGCTTTTAACAGTAATCCTGAAAAGGAAAAGGTTACCGGGTTGGAAACCATGGAGGCCGTCTTCGAACATTTCAAGCCCGAAGTAGAAGCTGAATTCGAGGACGAGAACGGTGCGCCGGTTTTTGAAACCATGTCTTTTACCAAGATGAAAGATTTCTCTCCGGAGGGAATGTTGGAGCAAAGTCCGTTTTTGAAGGAGCTTTCGGGAAAAGAATATAATTACGACCGTTTTTACAAAAACCTGAAAAACAACCGCCAATTACAAAAAGCATTGAGCGACCCCGCTACGCGCGCTACCTATCTGAGCGCATTGCAGACGTTGATCGGCGAGCTGAAGGAAAGCTTGTAA
- a CDS encoding DUF5458 family protein, translating into MAKQQEETQPLGSEAAFKEPSAAQTASQQLSLNDSLELLKSLGGFKFIETTVEGVRDLNPQKAGAKANYLSDEDTEQERKDLLQRLELWAELISESASVDEMQSKARAGQELNEALLKKNQSSILEASRDLEVAYQGLSTFMLNTEQRSIPKLTLVNASMDQVADIKDGEVLQTIDEELHNNYQVYDLSDNYSLMVIPGYMGKNTVIDSFARVASKHKVMMITDYEDFVDVKEAISSFEKNKLSDASNHKANLLMACNWLVGRKAYNDLGEEEALHIPPSTALAGRMHSVLMSQPVAGATYGMLMGAEGTRFNIDRNQAGDMNRMGLIPMLSAYGKVQAFSDRTMFNGDNVGLQTYSVVRVFDWINKVLVDFLDRYAFQNWTYDTDDNLRKQISKFLNSITGSKKLIKDYTVKDIRRDPNDIKNIILDISITPHFSARSFLVSLSGMDGGDEWNTEIK; encoded by the coding sequence ATGGCAAAACAACAGGAAGAAACCCAACCATTAGGATCGGAAGCTGCATTTAAGGAGCCGTCGGCAGCACAAACGGCCTCTCAGCAGCTTTCACTGAATGATAGTCTGGAACTGCTGAAATCGTTGGGCGGATTCAAATTCATTGAAACCACCGTAGAGGGAGTGCGGGATCTTAACCCCCAGAAGGCAGGTGCCAAAGCCAATTATCTCTCCGATGAAGATACAGAGCAGGAACGAAAAGATCTGCTGCAACGCCTCGAACTGTGGGCTGAGCTGATCAGCGAAAGTGCCTCCGTGGATGAAATGCAGTCCAAAGCGCGGGCAGGACAAGAACTGAATGAGGCATTACTTAAAAAAAATCAATCCTCCATCCTGGAAGCGTCCCGGGATCTCGAAGTTGCCTATCAGGGACTTTCCACATTCATGCTCAATACGGAGCAACGTTCTATTCCGAAGCTCACGTTGGTGAATGCTTCCATGGACCAGGTGGCGGACATTAAGGATGGCGAAGTGTTGCAAACCATTGACGAAGAGCTGCATAATAACTATCAGGTGTACGACCTGAGCGATAACTACTCGCTCATGGTAATCCCTGGCTATATGGGCAAAAACACCGTAATCGATTCATTTGCGCGGGTTGCCAGCAAGCATAAAGTGATGATGATCACCGATTATGAGGATTTTGTAGACGTAAAAGAGGCTATTTCTTCATTTGAAAAAAATAAACTTTCCGACGCCAGCAATCATAAGGCTAACTTACTGATGGCCTGCAACTGGCTTGTGGGAAGAAAAGCATATAACGATTTGGGAGAAGAAGAAGCATTGCACATTCCGCCCTCAACGGCGCTTGCGGGAAGAATGCACTCGGTACTCATGTCGCAGCCGGTGGCGGGTGCAACATACGGAATGCTGATGGGCGCAGAAGGCACGCGTTTCAACATTGACCGCAACCAGGCCGGGGATATGAACCGCATGGGGCTGATTCCAATGCTGTCGGCTTACGGGAAAGTGCAGGCGTTTTCGGACAGGACCATGTTCAACGGCGATAACGTTGGATTGCAAACCTATTCGGTTGTCCGTGTTTTTGACTGGATTAATAAGGTGCTGGTTGACTTCCTGGATCGTTATGCATTTCAAAACTGGACCTACGATACAGACGATAACCTCCGGAAGCAAATCTCTAAGTTCCTGAACAGCATTACCGGATCGAAAAAGCTGATCAAGGATTACACGGTCAAAGACATCCGCCGTGATCCGAACGACATTAAAAACATTATCCTCGACATTTCCATTACCCCGCATTTCTCAGCCAGGAGCTTTTTGGTAAGCCTTTCCGGCATGGACGGAGGCGATGAGTGGAATACCGAGATCAAGTAA
- the tssD gene encoding type VI secretion system tube protein TssD, translating into MAFEATVSIDGGSPRKLHHCSYSVSQSADYVTGKTTSEVFAGNVSLVVEGVKESEFWKLAIHPTKRSKGKVVFKDPSDIDKDFKTVEFEDGAVVGYSESMDAGTTGTMTENITISCKKLTVDGVAFEKKW; encoded by the coding sequence ATGGCTTTCGAAGCAACAGTATCCATTGACGGCGGTTCGCCACGCAAACTCCATCATTGCTCTTATTCAGTATCGCAAAGTGCTGATTATGTTACCGGAAAAACCACTTCCGAGGTTTTCGCAGGAAATGTTTCCCTGGTTGTAGAAGGTGTTAAAGAATCTGAATTCTGGAAACTGGCAATCCACCCGACCAAACGCAGCAAAGGGAAAGTGGTTTTCAAAGATCCTTCCGATATCGACAAAGATTTCAAAACCGTAGAATTCGAAGACGGCGCAGTTGTAGGTTACAGCGAATCCATGGACGCCGGAACAACCGGCACAATGACCGAGAACATTACGATTTCATGTAAAAAGCTGACCGTTGATGGTGTGGCTTTTGAGAAGAAGTGGTAA
- a CDS encoding type VI secretion system Vgr family protein yields the protein MINRIDVNLGGLTLKKFSFLSLLQPFDSQHSLEIHVTFEDINDLLGKSIDSQVSLKELTQKWAGEKVTATIMQGEADISNNLKEKTKHTFIGIVKGVQIQMNDAVDNTLVIYGVCPTVLFKTGSNTRAFSEKSLADIVEEIVNPFKGLLKAKISPEFRETIPYITQYQEDNYQFLQRLAETYGEWFYYDGEELLFGKSTRSKTNVANLEYRVNLTQMEYELKLTPLTFKGQYYSYLKDEKFQVSSKNEHVDLQDFAQLALSKSESMFSEEVLNIELSGHDNESTIGKSVKNNKSKSSNGLAILKGSSTSLEISIGSPIKVKDDVKENGKVIRTDDYGSFIITNIRHYVDSRGFYQNSFEAIPQDIDYPPVAYQVFQPKAESQPAKVIDTNDPDQMGRVKVQFYWQKDSDSTPWARVANLMSGDERGIYFVPEIDEVVFVDFEFGNPDLPFVRGSMFTGTSLPGSNLFEKDNMIKGIITKGGNHIIIDDSNGKEAIRIYNKDNKNEVILTLDGEPVISVKSDGKIKLEAKEIEMKADKISMNAKQDWMVETNKGSIEAKAKMQIGGATVNVEGKSQTSIKGNAQLALEGGAQASLKAAMVMIN from the coding sequence ATGATAAACCGGATAGATGTAAACCTTGGCGGGCTGACCCTGAAAAAGTTTAGCTTTTTGAGCTTGTTACAACCTTTTGATTCCCAGCACAGTTTAGAGATCCACGTTACTTTCGAGGATATCAACGACTTGTTGGGCAAAAGCATTGACAGCCAGGTAAGCCTGAAAGAATTAACCCAAAAATGGGCCGGTGAAAAAGTGACAGCGACGATTATGCAGGGCGAGGCGGACATTTCCAACAATTTGAAAGAAAAAACCAAGCACACGTTCATAGGGATCGTCAAAGGCGTTCAAATTCAGATGAATGATGCCGTTGACAACACATTGGTCATTTATGGCGTTTGCCCAACCGTTTTGTTTAAGACGGGAAGCAACACGCGCGCATTCTCAGAAAAATCGCTGGCAGACATTGTGGAGGAGATTGTAAATCCTTTTAAGGGTTTGCTGAAAGCCAAAATCTCACCGGAATTTCGCGAAACAATTCCCTATATCACGCAATATCAGGAAGACAACTATCAATTCTTGCAACGCCTGGCCGAAACTTACGGTGAATGGTTTTATTATGACGGAGAGGAACTGCTGTTTGGAAAATCAACTCGCAGTAAAACGAATGTTGCAAATCTAGAATACCGCGTGAACCTTACGCAAATGGAGTATGAATTGAAACTAACTCCACTCACATTCAAAGGGCAGTATTATAGCTATTTAAAGGACGAAAAATTTCAGGTTTCATCGAAAAATGAGCATGTAGACTTGCAGGATTTCGCGCAGCTCGCGCTATCCAAGTCTGAGAGCATGTTCAGCGAAGAGGTCTTAAACATCGAGCTTTCCGGCCATGATAACGAATCAACGATCGGAAAATCTGTCAAGAACAATAAGAGCAAATCGTCCAACGGCCTTGCAATCCTCAAAGGTTCGTCGACCAGCCTGGAAATCAGCATAGGAAGCCCGATCAAGGTTAAAGACGACGTCAAAGAAAATGGCAAGGTCATCCGCACCGACGATTATGGCTCATTCATCATTACAAACATCAGACATTATGTAGATTCCCGCGGTTTCTATCAAAACAGTTTTGAAGCCATTCCGCAGGACATTGATTATCCTCCCGTGGCTTACCAGGTTTTCCAACCCAAGGCAGAATCCCAGCCAGCCAAAGTGATTGACACCAATGATCCGGATCAAATGGGCCGGGTGAAAGTGCAATTTTACTGGCAAAAAGATAGCGATTCGACGCCCTGGGCGAGGGTTGCCAACCTGATGAGTGGCGACGAGCGGGGCATTTATTTTGTCCCTGAAATTGATGAAGTGGTTTTTGTCGATTTTGAATTTGGCAACCCTGATCTGCCTTTCGTGCGCGGATCGATGTTTACGGGCACATCACTGCCGGGCAGTAACCTTTTCGAAAAGGACAATATGATCAAAGGGATCATTACCAAAGGCGGTAACCATATTATTATAGATGATTCGAATGGTAAAGAGGCGATCCGGATTTACAATAAGGATAACAAGAATGAGGTGATCCTGACCCTGGACGGCGAGCCGGTGATCAGTGTAAAAAGTGATGGGAAAATCAAGCTGGAAGCCAAAGAAATTGAAATGAAGGCAGATAAGATCAGTATGAATGCGAAGCAAGACTGGATGGTTGAAACCAACAAAGGCAGCATTGAAGCCAAGGCCAAAATGCAGATCGGAGGCGCCACCGTGAATGTGGAAGGCAAGTCGCAAACCAGCATTAAAGGCAACGCACAACTCGCCCTCGAAGGCGGCGCGCAGGCAAGTCTGAAAGCAGCCATGGTAATGATCAACTAA
- a CDS encoding GPW/gp25 family protein — protein MAKHHRIPVDFGALLKKKPLPQVTIKASAREYIYLLLLTQRGEWRYDNGFQCLLWEKDFEQTDNLNIWLDQVRDDIRLSVHKYETRLKIHDVDVQRDELQELSRENKVTRIRNRLNIRVRGTVIQSGENFDETFLMFFGPITVV, from the coding sequence ATGGCTAAGCATCATCGCATTCCGGTTGACTTTGGCGCGCTGCTCAAAAAAAAGCCTTTGCCGCAGGTAACAATTAAGGCATCGGCGCGCGAATACATTTACCTCCTGCTGCTGACCCAGCGCGGTGAATGGCGATATGACAACGGATTCCAGTGCTTGCTGTGGGAAAAAGATTTTGAACAAACAGACAACCTGAATATCTGGCTGGACCAGGTCAGGGACGATATCAGGCTTTCTGTTCATAAATATGAGACGCGTCTAAAAATCCACGATGTGGATGTGCAAAGGGATGAATTACAGGAATTAAGCAGGGAAAATAAGGTCACCCGAATCAGAAATCGTCTCAATATAAGAGTCAGAGGAACTGTGATCCAGTCCGGTGAAAACTTTGACGAAACATTCTTGATGTTCTTCGGGCCCATCACCGTGGTCTGA
- a CDS encoding TssN family type VI secretion system protein gives MELFYKILPALLALLSGLAFTGILMYEKGSAMSILRWAIWLIWTFLLFAILGFVNSKTNSIITGFIVLLAMSFLMGILYLILAPMTLSWWSNDSLLDVFIAGLSLYFVGIAGYIITYNLLDHENPFQYLLLSGSPAFLLPALIFVSYELWMKIPALRYKTWTYPVNEPVPRLVPVETVRVMMNFTPVPGKNEPFEGYEVEYPGNTTLGQLFHYFISFHNKHREYRKKPIQFLSDNQLPLEWMLFKYSPQRKKIILDTEKTLFENDVKGNDIIYAISTNPIRS, from the coding sequence ATGGAGTTGTTTTACAAGATATTACCAGCATTATTAGCATTATTATCCGGGCTGGCCTTTACTGGTATTTTAATGTACGAAAAAGGAAGCGCAATGTCCATTTTACGGTGGGCGATCTGGCTGATCTGGACATTTCTTCTGTTTGCAATTTTAGGGTTTGTTAATTCAAAAACAAATTCGATCATAACCGGTTTTATCGTATTGCTCGCCATGTCCTTTTTAATGGGTATCCTGTATCTGATACTGGCGCCGATGACGCTGTCATGGTGGAGCAATGATTCCTTGCTGGACGTTTTCATTGCCGGACTTTCGCTTTATTTTGTCGGCATTGCCGGATATATCATCACTTACAACTTACTGGATCACGAAAATCCTTTTCAGTATCTTTTGCTCTCCGGTTCCCCCGCCTTCCTCCTACCCGCGCTGATTTTCGTTTCCTACGAACTCTGGATGAAAATCCCGGCATTGCGATACAAAACCTGGACTTATCCAGTGAATGAGCCGGTTCCCAGGTTGGTGCCTGTTGAAACGGTCAGGGTAATGATGAACTTCACACCCGTTCCCGGCAAAAACGAGCCATTCGAAGGTTATGAAGTGGAATACCCGGGAAATACCACGCTGGGACAGCTTTTCCATTACTTCATATCTTTTCATAACAAACACCGGGAATATCGCAAGAAACCGATCCAGTTCTTGTCCGATAACCAACTTCCGCTTGAATGGATGTTGTTCAAATACTCCCCTCAGAGGAAAAAGATCATTTTAGATACAGAGAAAACCCTTTTTGAGAATGATGTAAAGGGAAATGACATTATTTATGCAATCAGCACTAATCCAATCCGGTCATGA